From Chloroflexota bacterium:
CGAGGCCCTCCTCACGATGCCCTTCGCCCGACCCGCCGGCTACAACCTCGGCAAGAGCGGCTGGGTCGAGATGCACTTCACCGACGACGACGCCCCGCCAATCGACCTGCTGCTCGACTGCGTCGAGGAGAGCTACCGCGCCATCGCGCCCAAGACCCTCGTGCGAGAGCTGGACGCGAGGGAGGCGTAGGGTAGGATCGTGACCCCCCCCCCCCCCCTCCTCCCTCGCCCCCGCCGCGCGGCCAGGGGGAGAACAGGGCGGGAGAGGTAGCCAACATCTCAAA
This genomic window contains:
- a CDS encoding MmcQ/YjbR family DNA-binding protein, coding for MADGLKDQLRDFALSLPGAWEDHPWGESAAKVGVKVFAFFGVPGTGFGMSVKLPQSSEALLTMPFARPAGYNLGKSGWVEMHFTDDDAPPIDLLLDCVEESYRAIAPKTLVRELDAREA